In a single window of the Terrirubrum flagellatum genome:
- a CDS encoding LacI family DNA-binding transcriptional regulator, translating into MTRSEKLRNGSGRATSAEVARLAGVSRATVSLVLNNRAGEIGISADTGARVAAAAARLGYQPNHAARSLRRQRTNVIAFLLHSLDSFYNAEVVSAAHAAAHERGYSLSIMSAKTEELQQRAFAMLSGGVADGVIVAAPPADMLPDLKRLAGAGSPVIVLQHHSPDKSIQAVRVDLEMGGYIATRHLIELGHRRIGHIGNDAQHLQKRRDRTDGYLRALREAGIAMDESLFAAGDTGLGGGFAAMNELLARKPRPTAVFVYNDQMAAGALHALREKGLSAPEDMAIVGFDGIALGQFVSPELTTIDHPREELGRLAVEAVIDRLNGVSDQPRERVLPARLLVRESCGGATKRVEQGGE; encoded by the coding sequence GTGACGCGCAGCGAAAAGCTCAGGAACGGCTCCGGTCGCGCGACGAGCGCCGAGGTCGCGCGGCTCGCCGGCGTATCGCGCGCGACGGTGTCGCTGGTGTTGAACAATCGCGCCGGCGAGATCGGAATTTCGGCCGACACCGGCGCGCGCGTGGCCGCTGCTGCGGCGCGGCTTGGCTATCAGCCCAATCACGCCGCGCGTTCGCTGCGCCGCCAGCGGACGAATGTGATCGCGTTCCTGCTGCACAGCCTCGACAGCTTCTACAACGCCGAGGTCGTCAGCGCCGCGCATGCGGCCGCCCATGAGCGCGGATATTCGCTGAGCATCATGTCGGCGAAGACGGAGGAGCTTCAGCAGCGCGCCTTCGCCATGTTGTCGGGCGGCGTCGCGGACGGCGTCATCGTCGCCGCGCCTCCGGCGGACATGCTGCCGGATCTGAAGCGCCTTGCGGGCGCGGGTTCGCCCGTGATCGTGCTGCAGCACCACAGCCCCGACAAAAGCATTCAGGCCGTGCGCGTCGATCTCGAGATGGGCGGCTATATCGCCACGCGCCATCTGATCGAGCTCGGTCATCGCCGCATTGGCCATATCGGCAACGACGCGCAGCATCTCCAGAAGCGCCGGGACCGCACCGACGGCTATCTCAGGGCGCTGCGCGAGGCCGGCATCGCCATGGACGAGAGTCTGTTCGCCGCCGGCGATACGGGCCTTGGCGGCGGCTTCGCCGCGATGAATGAACTGCTCGCGCGCAAGCCGCGGCCGACCGCGGTCTTCGTCTACAACGACCAGATGGCGGCGGGCGCGCTGCATGCATTGCGCGAGAAGGGGCTGAGCGCGCCTGAAGATATGGCGATTGTGGGCTTCGACGGCATCGCGCTTGGCCAGTTTGTCTCGCCTGAACTGACGACCATCGATCACCCCCGCGAGGAGCTCGGCCGGCTCGCCGTCGAGGCGGTGATCGATCGCCTGAATGGCGTCTCCGACCAGCCGCGCGAGCGCGTGCTGCCGGCGCGGCTGCTCGTGCGCGAATCCTGCGGCGGCGCGACAAAGCGCGTCGAACAAGGAGGCGAATAA
- the mgrA gene encoding L-glyceraldehyde 3-phosphate reductase: MAWRPASNRYDSMIYNRCGGSGLLLPAISLGLWQNFGADRALENSAAMCRRAFDLGITHFDLANNYGPPPGSAEETFGQILRSDFRAHRDELIISTKAGYRMWPGPYGDGGGRKYLLASLDQALKRMGLDYVDIFYSHRFDANTPLEETMGALDSAVRQGKALYVGISSYKSAETRAAAKILRELGTPCLIHQPRYSMIDRWVEEDRLLDTLDDEKIGSIVFSPLGQGVLTSRYLDGVPADSRAAAGVTSLRAAFLHDENLARLRALAALAKRRGQTLAQMAIAWTLRGGRVTSALIGASRVEHIDDCVGALANREFSADELAEIDKLTLGWPHGAAR; this comes from the coding sequence GTGGCCTGGCGACCCGCGAGCAATCGCTACGACTCCATGATCTACAACAGGTGCGGCGGCAGCGGATTGCTGCTGCCCGCCATCTCGCTCGGCCTCTGGCAGAATTTCGGCGCCGACCGTGCGCTCGAGAATTCGGCCGCCATGTGCCGGCGCGCCTTTGATCTCGGGATCACCCATTTCGATCTCGCGAACAATTACGGCCCGCCTCCCGGATCGGCCGAGGAAACGTTTGGGCAGATTCTGCGCAGCGATTTTCGCGCCCATCGCGACGAGCTGATCATCTCGACCAAGGCGGGCTATCGCATGTGGCCGGGGCCTTACGGCGATGGCGGCGGCCGCAAATATCTGCTGGCGAGCCTTGATCAGGCGCTCAAGCGCATGGGGCTTGACTATGTCGACATCTTCTACTCCCACCGATTCGACGCGAATACGCCGCTTGAGGAGACGATGGGCGCGCTCGACAGCGCCGTGCGGCAAGGCAAGGCGCTTTATGTCGGCATTTCCTCTTACAAGTCCGCTGAGACGCGCGCCGCAGCGAAAATCCTGCGCGAGCTCGGCACGCCATGTCTCATCCATCAGCCGCGCTATTCCATGATCGATCGCTGGGTCGAGGAGGATCGCCTGCTCGATACGCTCGATGATGAGAAGATCGGCTCGATCGTGTTTTCGCCGCTCGGCCAGGGCGTGCTCACCTCGCGCTATCTCGACGGCGTGCCGGCCGATAGCCGCGCCGCCGCCGGCGTGACGTCGCTGCGCGCCGCTTTTCTTCATGACGAGAATCTCGCGCGTCTGAGAGCGCTCGCAGCGCTGGCGAAGCGGCGCGGCCAGACGCTGGCGCAGATGGCGATCGCCTGGACCTTGCGCGGCGGGCGCGTCACGTCGGCGCTGATTGGCGCGAGCCGCGTCGAGCACATTGACGATTGCGTCGGCGCGCTGGCGAACCGCGAGTTTAGCGCCGACGAACTGGCCGAAATCGACAAGCTGACCTTGGGGTGGCCGCACGGCGCTGCGCGATAG
- a CDS encoding alpha-glucosidase/alpha-galactosidase → MVKIAMIGAGSAVFVKNLLTDILNFTELGRVVITLHDIDPERLETGGMMARWTAKQFGADAVIEEHLDRRRALEGCDFVINMVQIGMHEATMIDFDIPRKYGLKQTIADTVGIGGIFRGLRTIPFMTALVADMQELCPDAVLLNYTNPMSILTWAVYKAFPKQRVVGLCHNVQYTARDLAEYLDVDLSRLTYDCAGINHMTWFLKLQIDGKDAYPALWKAMENPEIYAKDKVRFELMRTLGWFVSESSEHNAEYTPYFLRRDDQIAEYDVPVDEYIRRSVRNLGRYAETRRKLLAGESFPLERSAEYGSLIIRAMVTGEPEVIYGNVENTKLIDNLPEGCCVEVPVIVDRNGLRPCHAGALPPELAAHCAPHVFVQDLTVRAALDGDRERVHRAAALDRHAASVLTLKQTRELVDELIAAHGDAMPKWRVAA, encoded by the coding sequence ATGGTCAAGATCGCCATGATCGGCGCGGGAAGCGCAGTCTTCGTCAAGAATCTGCTGACTGACATTCTGAATTTCACCGAACTCGGGCGCGTCGTCATCACGTTGCATGATATCGATCCCGAACGACTTGAAACCGGCGGCATGATGGCGCGCTGGACCGCCAAGCAGTTCGGCGCCGATGCGGTCATCGAGGAGCATCTTGATCGCCGGCGCGCGCTCGAAGGCTGCGACTTCGTCATCAACATGGTCCAGATCGGCATGCACGAAGCGACCATGATCGACTTCGACATCCCCCGGAAATACGGGTTGAAGCAGACGATCGCGGATACCGTCGGCATCGGCGGCATCTTCCGGGGCCTGCGCACCATTCCCTTCATGACGGCGCTCGTCGCCGACATGCAGGAGCTTTGCCCCGATGCGGTGCTGCTCAATTACACCAACCCCATGAGCATCCTGACATGGGCCGTTTACAAGGCGTTTCCGAAGCAGCGCGTGGTCGGCCTCTGCCACAATGTGCAATACACCGCGCGCGATCTCGCCGAATATCTCGACGTCGATCTGTCGCGGCTGACCTACGATTGCGCCGGCATCAACCACATGACCTGGTTCCTGAAGCTGCAGATCGACGGCAAGGACGCCTATCCCGCGCTTTGGAAGGCGATGGAGAACCCCGAAATCTACGCCAAGGACAAGGTGCGTTTCGAATTGATGCGCACGCTCGGCTGGTTCGTCAGCGAGTCGAGCGAGCACAATGCGGAATACACGCCCTATTTCCTCAGGCGCGACGACCAGATCGCCGAATATGACGTGCCGGTCGATGAATATATCAGGCGCAGCGTGCGCAATCTCGGCCGTTACGCCGAGACGCGGCGCAAGCTTCTGGCCGGAGAATCCTTTCCGCTGGAGCGCAGCGCCGAATATGGCTCGTTGATCATCCGCGCCATGGTCACGGGCGAACCGGAGGTCATCTATGGCAATGTCGAGAACACGAAGCTGATCGACAATCTGCCGGAAGGCTGTTGCGTCGAGGTTCCCGTGATCGTTGATCGCAACGGCCTGCGGCCTTGTCATGCCGGAGCGCTGCCGCCGGAGCTTGCGGCGCATTGCGCGCCGCATGTCTTCGTGCAGGACCTCACCGTGCGCGCCGCGCTCGATGGCGATCGCGAGCGGGTGCATCGCGCCGCCGCCCTTGACCGGCACGCCGCCAGCGTGCTCACGCTGAAGCAGACCCGCGAGCTCGTCGATGAGCTGATCGCCGCCCATGGCGACGCCATGCCGAAATGGCGCGTGGCTGCATAA
- a CDS encoding sugar ABC transporter substrate-binding protein, with amino-acid sequence MSTINRRNLLKTGAGVSAGMYFGAAHAQAAISLNMTSWGAPAEVDAFNQLIAKYKDVKPNVSIRLDIVPSGQYYQQLDTRLAGKQGPDLFRAQYQQIGRYAQSAAAIDVSKYLDAGFGDAFMPSVWQAVSYQGRIHALPHHTDTFALFYNADVLEKLGVEPPKSIDKSWSWAEFIRVAKLMKEKSGFNYPFAMAWQNANAYRWLMYLYQHGGTLLDASLKAPAINNKAGIESIAWTQSWFTEGLVPPNTSLKSTEPTQNLFATGKIGLLLNGDWQIPFIQDQAKFKWGVTYMPRDVAMASDLGGNALAISRDTKNAEAAADFLKFMVNEENMRAFVVKAQLLPVRKSMVEKGVSYDLRPSEMKVFLEQSKTVPEHLVSTVVLPTWGRFNAKLADELELAFTSGQAADATAANIEKHARAMLTT; translated from the coding sequence ATGTCGACGATCAACAGACGCAATCTTTTGAAGACAGGCGCTGGCGTCAGCGCGGGAATGTATTTCGGCGCGGCGCACGCGCAGGCGGCGATTTCGCTCAACATGACGAGCTGGGGCGCTCCGGCCGAGGTCGATGCGTTCAACCAGCTCATCGCCAAATACAAGGACGTGAAGCCCAACGTCTCGATCCGGCTCGATATCGTTCCGTCAGGACAGTATTATCAGCAGCTCGACACGCGGCTCGCGGGCAAGCAGGGGCCGGATCTTTTCCGCGCGCAATATCAGCAGATCGGCCGCTACGCCCAGAGCGCCGCTGCGATCGACGTGTCCAAATATCTCGACGCCGGTTTTGGCGACGCTTTCATGCCGTCAGTCTGGCAGGCGGTGAGCTATCAGGGCCGCATCCACGCTCTGCCGCACCACACCGACACGTTTGCGTTGTTCTACAACGCCGACGTGCTCGAAAAGCTTGGCGTCGAGCCGCCGAAGAGCATCGACAAGAGCTGGTCATGGGCCGAGTTCATCCGCGTGGCCAAGCTTATGAAGGAGAAGAGCGGCTTCAACTATCCCTTCGCCATGGCCTGGCAGAACGCCAACGCCTATCGCTGGCTCATGTATCTCTATCAGCATGGCGGAACGTTGCTCGACGCTTCGCTCAAGGCGCCGGCCATCAACAACAAGGCGGGCATTGAATCGATCGCCTGGACTCAAAGCTGGTTCACCGAAGGGCTCGTGCCGCCGAACACGTCGCTGAAGAGCACGGAGCCGACGCAGAATCTGTTCGCGACGGGCAAGATCGGTCTGCTGCTCAATGGCGACTGGCAGATTCCCTTCATTCAGGATCAAGCCAAGTTCAAATGGGGCGTGACCTACATGCCGCGCGACGTCGCGATGGCGTCGGACCTCGGCGGCAATGCGCTCGCGATCTCGCGCGACACGAAGAATGCGGAAGCGGCGGCCGACTTCCTCAAATTCATGGTCAATGAGGAGAATATGCGCGCTTTCGTCGTCAAGGCGCAGCTTCTGCCCGTGCGCAAATCAATGGTCGAGAAGGGCGTAAGCTATGATCTCAGGCCGAGCGAAATGAAGGTGTTCCTCGAGCAGAGCAAGACAGTGCCTGAACATCTCGTCAGCACCGTGGTGCTGCCGACCTGGGGCCGCTTCAACGCCAAGCTCGCGGACGAACTTGAACTCGCCTTCACATCGGGTCAGGCGGCGGACGCGACGGCCGCCAATATCGAAAAGCATGCCCGCGCCATGCTGACGACCTGA
- a CDS encoding DUF1636 domain-containing protein, whose amino-acid sequence MSGSERDSENHGRVALSICVTCRPAGWTGGDEERPGARLANAIEDAAEQGATKPITVRRIRCMSQCKRPCVVAFSGDDRFTYVFGDLDPAIDAATVLSCFDLYREKPDGYMDRWERPETMRDGLVGRIPPLGSTHRFVAHEREIEPGIETDTTISKAECSEA is encoded by the coding sequence ATGTCGGGCTCTGAGCGGGATTCCGAAAATCACGGGCGCGTCGCGCTGTCGATCTGCGTGACGTGCCGTCCCGCAGGCTGGACCGGTGGGGATGAAGAGCGGCCAGGCGCAAGGCTCGCCAATGCGATCGAGGACGCAGCCGAGCAAGGCGCGACGAAGCCGATCACGGTCCGTCGCATCCGCTGCATGAGCCAGTGCAAGCGGCCCTGCGTCGTCGCCTTTTCCGGCGATGACCGCTTCACCTATGTCTTCGGCGATCTCGATCCCGCCATCGACGCCGCAACTGTTCTCTCCTGCTTCGATCTCTATCGCGAAAAGCCGGACGGCTACATGGACCGATGGGAGCGGCCTGAAACAATGCGCGATGGTTTGGTTGGCCGCATTCCGCCGCTTGGCTCGACTCATCGCTTTGTCGCGCATGAGCGCGAGATCGAACCAGGCATCGAAACAGACACGACGATCAGCAAGGCGGAATGCAGCGAAGCCTGA
- a CDS encoding sugar ABC transporter permease — protein sequence MAVVETLGRPAQSRPETPAAQRRWWVAARTKLTPYMFIAPNMALFSVFVFFPLLYAFYVSLREWSLIDTPRYVGLENYERLFSDPQFWQSLRNTLVYSFATVPTSLAIGLVLALALNRDLIARTFLRSLYFLPVVISSVATAVIAAWLFNDNYGVVNMLLRRVGLEPVAWLSSPRWALFSLVIATLWVRVGFCMVVYLAALQSISPTYYDAAEVDGATRFQQFRHITWPLLRPATFLLLILSVIYSFQVFDLIYVMTGGGPGFSTTMVVQYIYQAAFVSSEMGYASAMGVVLFLLILGFTLLQWSVNRRVEDVA from the coding sequence TTGGCTGTTGTCGAGACTCTGGGAAGGCCGGCGCAAAGCCGGCCTGAGACGCCAGCGGCGCAACGCCGCTGGTGGGTCGCCGCGCGAACAAAACTGACGCCCTACATGTTCATTGCGCCGAACATGGCGCTGTTCTCCGTCTTCGTCTTTTTTCCGCTGCTCTACGCTTTCTATGTCAGCCTGCGCGAATGGAGTCTGATCGACACGCCGCGCTATGTCGGCCTGGAGAATTACGAACGGCTCTTTTCCGACCCGCAATTCTGGCAATCGCTGCGCAACACGCTCGTCTATTCCTTCGCCACGGTGCCGACGAGCCTCGCCATCGGGCTTGTGCTGGCTTTGGCGCTCAATCGCGATTTGATCGCGCGCACTTTTCTGCGCAGCCTTTATTTTCTCCCCGTGGTGATTTCGAGCGTCGCGACGGCGGTGATCGCGGCCTGGCTGTTCAACGACAATTACGGCGTGGTGAACATGCTGCTCCGTCGCGTCGGCCTTGAGCCGGTGGCGTGGCTGTCGTCGCCGCGCTGGGCCTTGTTCTCGCTTGTCATCGCAACGCTCTGGGTGCGCGTCGGTTTCTGCATGGTGGTCTATCTCGCGGCGCTGCAGTCGATCTCGCCGACCTATTACGACGCCGCCGAAGTCGATGGCGCCACGCGCTTCCAGCAGTTCCGCCACATCACCTGGCCGCTGCTTCGGCCCGCGACGTTCCTGCTGCTGATTCTCAGCGTCATCTACTCCTTCCAGGTCTTCGACCTCATCTATGTCATGACCGGCGGCGGCCCTGGCTTCTCCACGACCATGGTCGTTCAGTATATCTATCAGGCCGCCTTCGTGAGTTCCGAGATGGGCTATGCGAGCGCGATGGGCGTCGTTCTCTTCCTCCTGATCCTCGGTTTCACGCTTCTGCAATGGAGCGTGAACCGGCGGGTCGAGGACGTGGCGTAG
- a CDS encoding carbohydrate ABC transporter permease: protein MAQVRSERPWRRRAEDAAIWLLLAAGAAIMFFPVYWMFATAVRPKDEVFSGSAGMIPSSFVWSNFGEAINKMPFVNWTVNSLVIAVIAVVITVTLNLLCGYAFAKFRFAGRNVLFLGVLSALMIPIQVIIVPLFLVISELGLLSNYWGVILPRAAEAFGIFMVRQFMVSIPDDLLEAARIDGASELSIFFKVVVPLSKPIIAVLVIFTFMWRWNDFALPLVVLMNQDMYTVQLGLNILRGQYNTEWTMIMAIALLSLAPMLVIFTFFQRYFVQGIASTGLK, encoded by the coding sequence ATGGCGCAAGTCAGAAGCGAACGCCCATGGCGCAGGCGCGCGGAGGATGCGGCCATCTGGCTGTTGCTGGCGGCCGGGGCGGCGATCATGTTCTTCCCGGTCTACTGGATGTTCGCGACCGCGGTGCGCCCGAAGGACGAGGTGTTCTCGGGCTCCGCCGGCATGATTCCCTCGAGTTTCGTCTGGTCGAATTTCGGCGAGGCGATCAACAAGATGCCCTTCGTCAACTGGACGGTGAATTCCTTGGTCATCGCGGTCATCGCGGTCGTGATCACGGTGACGCTCAATCTTCTCTGCGGCTACGCCTTCGCGAAATTCCGCTTCGCCGGCCGCAACGTGCTGTTTCTCGGCGTGCTGTCGGCGCTGATGATCCCGATTCAGGTGATCATCGTGCCGTTGTTCCTCGTGATCTCCGAGCTTGGCCTGCTCAGCAACTACTGGGGCGTGATCCTGCCGCGCGCGGCGGAGGCGTTCGGCATCTTCATGGTGCGGCAATTCATGGTCAGCATCCCCGACGATCTCCTGGAGGCGGCGCGCATCGATGGCGCGAGCGAACTCTCGATCTTCTTCAAGGTGGTCGTGCCGCTGTCGAAGCCGATCATCGCCGTGCTGGTGATCTTCACCTTCATGTGGCGCTGGAACGATTTCGCGCTGCCGCTCGTGGTGCTGATGAATCAGGATATGTACACGGTGCAGCTGGGCCTCAATATCCTGCGCGGCCAGTACAATACGGAATGGACGATGATCATGGCGATCGCACTTCTGTCGCTCGCGCCGATGCTGGTCATCTTCACCTTCTTCCAGCGTTATTTCGTGCAGGGTATCGCCAGCACGGGACTCAAGTGA